The DNA window GTCGATCTGATGAAGCTGGACCGCGTCGTGTTGCAACGCGCGCTGTTCCCGGACGCTCGCGACCAGCCCGCGCCGCAGGGTTGGAAGTGGGTCGACTATCCCGGCCACGAGCGCTATATCTCGGTGCTGGAGCGCGAGAGCGGCCTGATCTCGACGGTGAACGGCCGGGTAGCGGATGCCGAGAACGCGACAGCGACATCGATCTCCGAGACCGGCACCACCAGCCGGGTGCGGGTGTCCTCGACCGAGGGTGGCCGGGTGGTATTCGCGCGCCTCGGCTGGCCTGGCTACCGGGTCACCCTGAACGGTGCGCAGATTCCGATCGAGGTGGTCGCGAAAAGCTTCGTCGCCGTGGACATTCCGGCCGGTACCCAGAACGCCGAACTGGTGCTCACCTGGCGTCCACCGGGTTGGAAGATCGGCATCGCCACCATGGTGGCCGGATTGTCCGGTATCGGTGTGCTGCAGTGGCTGTATGTGCGGTCCCGGCGGCGGGACGCGGCGGCCGTCGCCGACCACCCGACCGGTGAGCCCGAACGTGAACTGGCCGAGGTTCTTTCGTGACAGCTGACCCGCGTCCGGTCGCCGAACTGCCGACGGGCGCGGGGACACCGGTGTGGGAACGAGGCGCCGTGCGATGGGCATGCCGACACCGGGCGCCGGGGGCTGTAGGGTCTGGAACTCGTGGTGGAAAGTAGCGGCCCCGCCCGGCGGGATGTGGTCAAATGGGGTCTCGTTACCGCATTCGGTGTGATTGCGGGATACGTCTCGGTTCTGTTGGCCAACGTCCGGCACTTCTATACCGACGACAGCGAGTCGCAGTACGGTCCGCTCTGGGTGATGCTCGGGCGGCAGCTGCGCGAGGGCCGGTTCCCGGCGATGGTCCCCGAACACTGGATGGCGGGCAACTACACCATCGAAGAGGCAGGCCTGCTGAATCCGCCGCAGCTGCTCATCGATCTGATCGCGCCCTCGGTGGACAACATCGCGCTCTACACCACGGTGATAAAGCTGATCTTCGCGATCATCCTCGGGCTCGGCGTGTACCGGATCTGCCTGGAGTACGGCGCGAGGACGCCATGGGCCGCGGTCGCGGGCATCGCGATTCCCTTCACCGGATGGTTGCTCTTCTTCGATGAGGCCAGCTGGTACACCGCCTTCACGGGAACCGCGTGGCTGGTGCACGCCTGGGCCAGCGGCGTCCGGTACGCGCGCGGTCGCGGCGGGCCGATCTCCACTTTCGTCTTTCTATATTTGGCGATTTCGGTGCAGTACATCTTCCCGGCCGTCGAGGCCGGTCTGATGATCGGCGCTGTCGCCGTCGGTGAGGTGGTCTACCAGCGCAGGTGGCAGCCGTCGCTGCGCCTGCTCGCGGTGGCGGCCTGCGCCGCGCTTGCGGGGCTGGCGACCTATCTGCCGAGCATGCTCTCGGCGAAGGTGACCTGGCGTGGCACCGCGCAGATCAACAACGACCAGTTCCTGACCGTGCCGTGGTCGGAATCGCTCAACGCCAGCCTGCCGAGCACGCTGCCCGCGTACAACTCGTGGTGGGGTTACATACAGCCGATGCCGGTGGTCTACATCGCCTGGTTCCTGATTCCGGCGCTGGCCTTCATCGACTGGCGCAAGGCACGCGAGAACTGGCGCGAGTTCACCGCGATCGCGCTCGTCGCGATCATGGCGCTGATGTGGACCGCGGGCCCCGGCACCATCGGCCCGCTGCGCTGGCCCGCCCGGGTGCTGCCGATGCTGGCCCTCGGTCTGCTGGTGCTGGTATGTGTGCTGCTCGGCCGCTACGCCACCGTCCGCAACTGGCGCCACCGCGGCATCGCGGCGGCGGTGCTGATCGGGCTGCTGTGGCTGCGATCGTTCTCGGCGGCGCCGCGCGAGGTGGTGTGGCACGTTGTCGCGGCCCTCGGCATCGCGGCGCTCGGGGCCGCGGTGGTGTGGCTGGGCCTGCGCCGAGGGACGGCGGCGGCCTGTGCGCTGACCATCGTCTCGATATTCCCGATCGCATTCCTGCAGGTGCATGCGGCGCAGCCGACGCCGATGAGCTGGAATCTGCCGGAGCGGCGCTCGGAGATGAAGGCCGCGTTCCCCGACTTCCCCGGCACCACACTGCAACTCGCCGACCGCGCGCTGATCCAACCGGGCGAGCGGACGCTGCAGGGCGGCTATGGCTCACTGGTATTCGGCAATTACGCCAAGGATCTGGAGCTGACCTACGTCAGCGGCTACACACCGAACGGGCACTTCTGGTTCGGCGAGATGCTGTGCATGCGCTGGGACACCAGTGTCTGCCCCGACGCGTACCGCCGGGCATTCGCCACCGAGCCGACCACCGGTACGACCATCGTCGATCTGATGAAGGTCGACCGGGTAGTGCTCCAGCGTGCGCTGTATCCGGACGCGCGTAATCAGCCCGCGCCGCCGGGCTGGAAGTGGGTCGACTACCCGGGCCACGAGAAGTACATCGCGGTGCTCGAGCGTGCGACCGGGCTGCGCTCCGCTCAGAACGGGCGTGTCGCCACCGTCGAGGGCGGCACCGCGACCTCGGTGTCGGAGTCGGAGTCGAGCAGCCGGGTGCGGGTGAACTCCGAACACGGTGGGCGGGTGGTCTTCGCTCGGCTCGGCTGGCCCGGATATCGGGCGACGCTGAACGGTCACGAGATCCCGATCAGCGTTGTCGCGAAAACCTTCGTCGCCGTGGATATTCCGGCCGGTGCCAAGAACGCCGACCTCGAGCTGACCTGGCGTCCGCCGGGCTGGAAGCTCGGCGGCGTGACGGCGCTGCTCGCAGTATTCGGGGTGGGCGCGTTGCAGTGGTTGTACCTGCGCAGGAACCGTCGCGACGAGCCGGACGACGCCACCTCGGCTCGGCCGACCGAGGACAGTCCGGTGCCGGAGCCCGATCTGGCGGACGCGATCCGGTGAGCGCCAGCGAGACGGGGGCGCACGCGGGGGCGACGGGAGCCGAGGATCCGGGGCCGTTGCTGCGGCTGGTGCACCGGCAGGAGGTCGCCTTCGCGGTGGTCGGCGGTTTCAATACCGCACTCGGGATGGGGCTGACCGTCATGTGGTTGGCCATCCTCGGCGACAGCGTGCCGCCCGCCGCCGCGGTGGCGCTGGCCTATGCCATCAGCATCGTCATCGCGTTCGCACTACACCGGACGCTGGTGTTCCGAGTGCACGGCCATGCGG is part of the Nocardia sp. NBC_00565 genome and encodes:
- a CDS encoding GtrA family protein, with protein sequence MSASETGAHAGATGAEDPGPLLRLVHRQEVAFAVVGGFNTALGMGLTVMWLAILGDSVPPAAAVALAYAISIVIAFALHRTLVFRVHGHAVRDFVRFVGVNSGGLLMNMALLSLAVSVLHLPSKPSAVVVMGLVAIASYFGHRYISFRRAPVPPPPSAGSGAEQF